A genomic segment from Candidatus Krumholzibacteriota bacterium encodes:
- a CDS encoding fumarylacetoacetate hydrolase family protein: protein MKFATFEDDGPRPGAVIGNLVLDIAAAMPSAPASLRAILAGGLLPAVRNLVDNAAELDHALFRRLEETRLLPPIPDPGKIICLGLNYAGHAREQGREPPPHPILFAKAVTALAGPFDEIVIPADVDRVDAEAELAVVIGRDCFRVDPFEALDHVAGYMAFNDVSARRVQRDDRQWFRGKGFDTFAPCGPWIVTPDETGDPGDLPIAQRLNGRVMQEGSTADMIFDVPSIVHFVSAGMTLRAGDVIATGTPAGVGVFRDPPVFLSDGDVVEIGVGRIGTIRNRVRIEQRGDG, encoded by the coding sequence GTGAAGTTCGCGACCTTCGAAGACGACGGTCCCCGCCCGGGAGCCGTCATCGGCAATCTCGTCCTCGACATCGCCGCGGCGATGCCGTCGGCGCCGGCCTCGCTCCGCGCGATACTGGCCGGGGGCCTCCTCCCGGCCGTTCGCAACCTCGTCGACAACGCCGCCGAGCTCGATCACGCCCTCTTCCGGCGCCTCGAGGAGACGCGGCTCCTGCCGCCGATCCCCGATCCCGGGAAGATCATCTGCCTCGGGCTCAACTACGCCGGCCACGCCCGCGAGCAGGGACGCGAGCCCCCGCCCCACCCGATCCTCTTCGCCAAGGCAGTGACGGCGCTCGCCGGCCCCTTCGACGAGATCGTCATCCCGGCGGACGTCGACCGCGTCGACGCCGAGGCCGAGCTCGCCGTCGTGATCGGCCGCGACTGCTTCCGCGTCGATCCCTTCGAGGCGCTCGACCACGTCGCCGGCTACATGGCCTTCAACGACGTCAGCGCTCGGCGCGTGCAGCGGGACGACCGGCAATGGTTCCGCGGCAAGGGATTCGACACCTTCGCGCCCTGCGGCCCCTGGATCGTCACGCCCGACGAGACGGGCGATCCGGGCGATCTCCCGATCGCGCAGCGCCTGAACGGCCGCGTCATGCAGGAGGGCTCCACCGCCGACATGATCTTCGACGTCCCGTCGATCGTCCACTTCGTGTCGGCCGGCATGACGCTCCGGGCGGGGGACGTCATCGCGACGGGAACGCCGGCGGGGGTGGGCGTCTTCCGCGATCCGCCCGTCTTCCTCTCCGACGGGGACGTCGTCGAGATCGGCGTCGGCCGTATCGGGACGATCCGCAACCGGGTGCGCATAGAGCAGCGGGGGGACGGGTGA
- a CDS encoding thioredoxin fold domain-containing protein → MRRRSTGIIAIATALALLAAAGAAQTFFDADGELVETSAVLSLSAFHPGSRGMLAVTATILDGWHINANEPLDEYLIPTVLEIEAPPGIAIKRFLYPEPERMRLEISDGDMLLYHGRLVFGAEIAVDADAAPGPRELRIRLRYQGCNNATCREPAEASVVLALRVACPEETVALVSPDLFAAPPFAGPTAGGGGDAFGGMVAERGLLLAFVFIFLGGLALNLTPCIYPLIPITVSYFGGQSGGRTSRTFLLALVYVLGMSITYSVLGVVAAMTGSLFGSALQNPWVILFIAAVLLGLALSMFGVWELRMPAFLTRRTGRARQGWPGALFMGLTVGVLAAPCIGPFVLGLLTWVGEMGNPVLGFLMFFTLAWGMGLPFLVLGTVSGSINRLPRSGNWMIWIRKVFGFILIAMAVYFARHFLPGRLAGLAYVAIAASAGIWLGWLDRTGETARGFVLLRRAVGVLAIALAAGLVLWPGGPVRPADTAGIGWTPFEERLLERAAADGEPVLVDFSADWCIPCHELEHATFADAGVIALAAKTVALKVDLTRPSARETELKKRFGVRGVPTIIFIDRAGEEATALRVTGFVDAAEFRRRLEAITR, encoded by the coding sequence ATGAGACGGAGATCGACGGGCATCATCGCGATCGCGACCGCACTGGCCCTCCTGGCCGCGGCGGGCGCCGCGCAGACCTTCTTCGACGCCGACGGGGAACTCGTCGAGACCTCGGCCGTTCTGTCCCTGTCCGCCTTCCACCCCGGATCGCGGGGCATGCTCGCCGTCACCGCGACGATCCTCGACGGCTGGCACATCAACGCGAACGAGCCCCTCGACGAGTACCTGATCCCGACCGTCCTCGAGATCGAGGCGCCGCCGGGGATCGCGATCAAGCGGTTCCTCTATCCCGAGCCCGAGCGGATGCGACTCGAGATCAGCGACGGCGACATGCTGCTCTACCATGGCCGCCTCGTCTTCGGCGCCGAGATCGCCGTCGACGCCGACGCGGCGCCGGGCCCGCGCGAGCTGCGTATCCGCCTCCGCTACCAGGGCTGCAACAACGCGACCTGCCGCGAGCCCGCCGAGGCGTCGGTCGTCCTGGCGCTCCGCGTCGCCTGCCCCGAAGAGACGGTCGCGCTCGTCAGCCCCGATCTCTTCGCCGCTCCCCCCTTCGCCGGACCGACCGCCGGGGGCGGTGGCGACGCCTTCGGGGGCATGGTCGCCGAACGCGGCCTTCTCCTCGCCTTCGTCTTCATCTTCCTCGGCGGCCTGGCGCTGAACCTCACGCCCTGCATCTATCCGCTGATCCCGATCACCGTGAGCTACTTCGGCGGGCAGTCGGGGGGCAGGACCTCGCGGACCTTCCTTCTCGCCCTCGTCTACGTCCTGGGGATGTCGATCACCTACAGCGTCCTCGGCGTCGTCGCGGCGATGACCGGGAGCCTCTTCGGCTCCGCCTTGCAGAATCCCTGGGTGATCCTCTTCATCGCCGCCGTCCTCCTCGGCCTGGCGCTCTCGATGTTCGGCGTATGGGAGCTGCGGATGCCCGCCTTCCTCACCCGCCGCACCGGCCGGGCGAGGCAGGGATGGCCGGGCGCCCTCTTCATGGGCCTCACCGTCGGCGTCCTCGCCGCCCCGTGCATCGGCCCCTTCGTTTTGGGGCTCCTCACCTGGGTCGGCGAGATGGGGAATCCCGTGCTCGGCTTCCTGATGTTCTTCACCCTCGCGTGGGGGATGGGACTGCCCTTCCTCGTCCTCGGCACCGTCTCGGGATCGATCAACCGGCTGCCGCGTTCGGGGAACTGGATGATCTGGATCCGGAAGGTCTTCGGGTTCATCCTGATCGCGATGGCGGTCTATTTCGCGCGGCATTTCCTGCCCGGCCGGCTCGCCGGCCTCGCCTACGTCGCGATCGCCGCGTCGGCCGGCATCTGGCTCGGCTGGCTCGACCGGACGGGAGAGACGGCGCGCGGCTTCGTCCTGCTCCGGCGGGCCGTCGGTGTCCTCGCGATCGCGCTCGCCGCGGGACTCGTTCTCTGGCCGGGAGGGCCCGTCCGGCCGGCCGATACGGCGGGGATCGGGTGGACGCCCTTCGAGGAACGCCTCCTCGAACGGGCGGCGGCGGACGGCGAGCCGGTGCTCGTCGATTTCTCGGCCGACTGGTGCATCCCCTGCCACGAGCTCGAGCACGCCACCTTCGCCGATGCCGGGGTGATCGCGCTCGCCGCGAAGACGGTCGCCCTCAAGGTCGACCTCACGCGCCCCTCCGCGCGCGAGACGGAGCTGAAAAAGCGCTTCGGCGTCCGGGGCGTACCGACTATCATCTTCATCGACCGCGCCGGCGAGGAGGCGACCGCCCTTCGCGTGACGGGGTTCGTTGACGCCGCGGAGTTCCGCCGGCGTCTCGAGGCCATCACCAGGTGA